GCAAGTACCTTTAGCTGTTTTTGTTTGGGATGATGGATATGGTATTTCGGTACCTACAGCCAAACAAACGACCAAGGGTTCTATTTCAGAGGCTTTACGTGGTCTTCAAAAAGAAGAAAATACAAATGGTATTGATATCTATGCATTGAAAGGTTGGGATTATGCCGGTATGTGTGAAACCTTGGAAACGGCTATTGAAAAAATAAGAGTAACACATACGCCAGCTGTTTTTCATATTCAAGAAAATACACAGCCACAAGGTCATTCTACTTCGGGTAGTCACGAACGTTACAAATCACAAGCACGCCTTCAATGGGAGCGCAATTGGGATTGTATGAAGAAAATGAAAGAGTGGATGTTGGACACAGGTATTGCAAATGAAGACGATTTGACAAAAATCCATTTCGAAGCAAAACAAAAAGTAAAAGAATGTCGTAATACAGCTTGGGCTAATTATATCAATCCGATTAAACAAGAGTGTCAAAAAGCAGCTTCGTTAATCAATAATATTGTTGTAAACAATAACGCAATAAAAGAGAAAATAACTTCTTTGGTAAAAGAACTCTTAGTCAATAGAGAACCTTTGCGTAAAGATATTATGAGTACTGTTGCGCAAGTTTTGGAATTAGTAAACTTTGATAAGAATAGTACGGCAGAATTAATGTCTTATTATCAAAATAATAGAAAAAAATGGAATGACTTGTATGATAAATATCAATACGATGAGGGGCCTAAATCCGGTTTGAAAGTAAAAGCAGTCGCTGCGGAAATATTACCCAATGCGCCGTTCATTAATGGATTTGAAATTCTGAATAAATATTTTGATCAGTTATTTTCACATAATAGCTCGGTAATTGCATTTGGAGAAGATTTGGGTAAAATAGGAGATGTTAATCAAGGTTTTGCCGGTTTACAAGAAAAGCACGGAAATGAACGAATTTTTGATACGGGTATTCGCGAATTGGCTATAATGGGTAAGGGCATTGGGCTTGCGTTGCGAGGCTTACGACCTATTGCAGAAGTGCAGTACCTCGATTATTTATTATATGCGTTAGAACCTTTGAGTGATGACGTGGCATCCTTGCATTATCGAACTGCTGGAAAGCAAAGTTGTCCAATAATTGTGCGTACACGCGGACATCGATTAGAAGGTATGTTTCACAGTGGATCGCCGATGGGTATGGTTTTAAATGCTCTTCGCGGATTTTATATATGTGTACCAAGAACCATGACACAAGCTGTAGGTCTTTATAATGCGTTATTGAAAACCAATACACCCGGTTTGATGGTAGAATGCTTAAATGGTTATCGATTGAAAGAAAAGTTACCAAGTAATCTTTTGGAATTCACAGTTGCATTGGGTGTACCGGAGATTATTCGGGAAGGAAATGATGTGACCATAGTTTCTTATGGCTCCGTTTTAAGAATTATAGAAGAAGCTGCCGATAGACTTGCCTTAATGAATATTCATTGTGAAATAGTAGATGTGCAAACTTTATTGCCTTTCGACGTGGATCATGCTATTAAAAAATCTTTAGAAAAAACAAATAGAATTGTTTTTGTTGATGAAGATGTCCCTGGTGGCGCAGCCGCTTATATGTTTAATAAAGTGATGGAAGAGCAACAGGGTTATCGCTTATTGGATGTAGCACCAAGAACCATTACCGGGAAAAATCATAAACCTGCCTATGGCAGTGATGGCGACTATTTCAGCAAACCCAACGCCGAAGAAATTATTGATGTGATAAGAGAGATGATGGTGGAGTAAGTCATCAATAAACTGCAAAAATAAAAGCTCTTGCAAGAAATATTGCAATGGCCTTTAATCACATGCTATTCGAGATTTGTAATTTCGAATTCTTATTCGTGCCTTTTTAATGCAAAAACAGCAGATGATAAACCCGTCGATAAGGCGTTCGATGAGACATTGCTCTATGAATTATTATAAACTTTTATTACAGGTTCTCTTACAGCACTTCCTTCTTCACTTGAATAAAAATAAATAGTATCGGCAATTTGAGATGGTGATACCCAGGTGCTGTAATCCGCATCAGGCATCGATTCCCTGTTCTGTGGTGTATCTATAGTACTTGGTACAACAACACTCACTACTACATTTTTCCCTTTAGCTTCTGCATTTAGGAGTTCGGCCAAACGAAATAATAAAGATTTCGAAAAACCGTATGCCAAAGCATTTTTCCCTTTTGAAATATCTAAGCCCTGGCGGGAACCAATTAAAAATATTCTTCCGCTACCTTGTTTCATCATTTGTAAAAAAACAGGATGAGCAATATTGTAAGCCGTTTCAAAATTAAGTTGAAATTGTTGGAAGATGTCGCTGGTTTTGGTGGTTGCAATATTGCCCATGGCAAAACCTCCAGCAGTCAATACAGCCACATCAATTACCTTGTGTTTTGTAATGATCTCTACTACAAATTTCTTACAATTTTCTTCTTGTAATAAATCTAGTTCTACTTCTTCTAGATCTTTTTCGTTGTATTCTTTTTGTTCCTGTTTATTGCGTATGGTTCCGATGACTTTGTAGCCTTCTTCTATAAATTTTTTAGATACCGCTCGCCCAAGATTACCGGATACTCCTGTTATTATTACTGTTTTTGTCGGCATTTTTTA
The Arachidicoccus soli DNA segment above includes these coding regions:
- a CDS encoding alpha-ketoacid dehydrogenase subunit alpha/beta, whose amino-acid sequence is MEKQEMNVENNDMLSFEDFRKSVLEDYRIAVESRETGLLGRREVLTGKAKFGVFGDGKEIAQVAAARFFKPGDFRSGYYRDQTFAFATGIGNIEQFFAQMYADTDIINEPQSGGRNMVSHFTTPNVDENGNWLPLVEMKNTASDMAPTAGQMPRALGLAFASKQFRNNPALQQLEKYKHLSKNGNEVCFATIGDAATSEGHFWEIINAAGVLQVPLAVFVWDDGYGISVPTAKQTTKGSISEALRGLQKEENTNGIDIYALKGWDYAGMCETLETAIEKIRVTHTPAVFHIQENTQPQGHSTSGSHERYKSQARLQWERNWDCMKKMKEWMLDTGIANEDDLTKIHFEAKQKVKECRNTAWANYINPIKQECQKAASLINNIVVNNNAIKEKITSLVKELLVNREPLRKDIMSTVAQVLELVNFDKNSTAELMSYYQNNRKKWNDLYDKYQYDEGPKSGLKVKAVAAEILPNAPFINGFEILNKYFDQLFSHNSSVIAFGEDLGKIGDVNQGFAGLQEKHGNERIFDTGIRELAIMGKGIGLALRGLRPIAEVQYLDYLLYALEPLSDDVASLHYRTAGKQSCPIIVRTRGHRLEGMFHSGSPMGMVLNALRGFYICVPRTMTQAVGLYNALLKTNTPGLMVECLNGYRLKEKLPSNLLEFTVALGVPEIIREGNDVTIVSYGSVLRIIEEAADRLALMNIHCEIVDVQTLLPFDVDHAIKKSLEKTNRIVFVDEDVPGGAAAYMFNKVMEEQQGYRLLDVAPRTITGKNHKPAYGSDGDYFSKPNAEEIIDVIREMMVE
- a CDS encoding SDR family NAD(P)-dependent oxidoreductase, whose product is MPTKTVIITGVSGNLGRAVSKKFIEEGYKVIGTIRNKQEQKEYNEKDLEEVELDLLQEENCKKFVVEIITKHKVIDVAVLTAGGFAMGNIATTKTSDIFQQFQLNFETAYNIAHPVFLQMMKQGSGRIFLIGSRQGLDISKGKNALAYGFSKSLLFRLAELLNAEAKGKNVVVSVVVPSTIDTPQNRESMPDADYSTWVSPSQIADTIYFYSSEEGSAVREPVIKVYNNS